A single Saccharolobus shibatae B12 DNA region contains:
- a CDS encoding ABC transporter substrate-binding protein, protein MRRGISRTLAIVIALVIIIVAIGAGLGYYYSSRTPTSVTTTPSTSTLPISTTPITIGAVSASHPDMAAWAFMESNISSTLKEYDPNINFEDFPAGSSAVIHAVESGSVQIGIAGTDAIVVAISQGAPLVIVATFRETPAIRYVVVKSTSNIMNLNQLNGTISANSAPGSLDTIAAEYLELSHHLHFKLSYVGSFSAQIAAVVSGAATFTNIGSFDAPKLIENGTLRVIYNFTYPWPMFSIFTTRSFLEQHPDVVKAAVMAILMGDQIYEENTNNITVNFLINYYKNIMEPSYAYNVLFKEVKFSTNGAINATAIQVLINTYRELGIITNTTITANDTYTNEFVPIIT, encoded by the coding sequence ATGAGGAGAGGTATTAGTAGAACACTAGCCATAGTTATAGCATTAGTAATAATTATTGTAGCAATAGGGGCAGGATTAGGATATTACTACTCCTCTAGAACGCCAACAAGTGTCACTACAACTCCTTCCACATCTACATTACCAATCTCAACAACCCCAATAACAATAGGTGCCGTATCAGCTTCGCATCCAGATATGGCAGCATGGGCTTTCATGGAAAGCAATATCTCTTCTACTCTGAAAGAATATGATCCTAACATTAATTTTGAAGACTTCCCTGCAGGAAGTAGCGCAGTCATTCATGCTGTTGAGAGCGGAAGCGTACAGATAGGTATTGCCGGAACTGATGCTATAGTTGTTGCAATTAGCCAAGGCGCTCCACTGGTTATAGTGGCTACATTTAGAGAGACACCAGCAATAAGATATGTGGTTGTAAAAAGTACTTCAAATATTATGAATTTGAACCAATTAAATGGTACAATATCTGCTAATAGCGCACCCGGGAGTTTAGATACTATAGCCGCAGAGTATTTAGAATTATCACATCATCTACATTTTAAGTTATCCTATGTAGGTTCTTTCAGCGCCCAAATAGCCGCTGTAGTAAGCGGTGCAGCAACGTTTACTAACATAGGTTCTTTTGACGCTCCCAAACTAATTGAAAATGGCACACTGAGAGTAATATATAATTTCACTTATCCATGGCCCATGTTCTCAATATTTACCACTAGAAGTTTCTTGGAGCAACATCCTGATGTTGTTAAGGCAGCGGTAATGGCAATACTTATGGGTGATCAAATCTATGAGGAAAATACAAACAATATCACGGTGAACTTCCTAATTAATTATTATAAGAATATTATGGAGCCTTCTTACGCATATAATGTACTATTTAAGGAAGTTAAGTTTTCAACTAATGGTGCTATTAATGCTACTGCAATTCAAGTTCTAATAAATACTTATAGAGAGCTAGGTATAATAACAAATACGACAATTACTGCTAATGATACATATACAAATGAATTCGTACCTATAATAACATAA
- a CDS encoding alpha/beta fold hydrolase, translated as MSLHSKRLIINDAEISFYDLGQSEKTIVFLHSFNHSKLMWIYQIPDFVKAGYRVIVPDFRGHGDSEYTPGKISMEILAKDIVELLKEINIKKAVIVGSSMGGFVAFNMWRIANYMISGLILAGTKAHPDGENEKSRRMTQIQILKEKGVKDFVNAFAYRRLSKYTIDHKPWVVDLVRLMSMNMEKEAIIETLQALMMKSDDTKILRDINVPTLIVCGKEDMFTPCNYSQFMHENIEKSRLVIMDNASHMCVMDQPENFNETSLQFLRENNI; from the coding sequence ATGAGCTTACACTCTAAAAGATTGATCATAAATGACGCAGAAATATCTTTTTACGACTTAGGTCAGAGTGAAAAAACCATAGTATTTTTGCACAGTTTTAATCACTCTAAATTAATGTGGATTTACCAGATTCCAGATTTTGTGAAGGCTGGCTACAGAGTTATAGTTCCAGACTTTAGGGGACATGGCGATAGTGAGTATACACCGGGTAAAATAAGCATGGAGATTTTAGCTAAGGATATAGTAGAATTGTTAAAAGAGATTAATATAAAGAAAGCAGTAATAGTAGGTTCTTCTATGGGTGGATTTGTAGCATTTAATATGTGGAGAATAGCTAATTATATGATAAGCGGACTAATCTTGGCTGGTACTAAAGCTCATCCAGATGGGGAGAATGAAAAGAGTAGGCGAATGACTCAAATCCAAATCTTAAAGGAAAAGGGTGTTAAGGATTTTGTAAACGCTTTTGCTTATAGAAGACTTTCTAAATATACCATAGACCATAAGCCGTGGGTAGTTGACTTGGTAAGGTTAATGAGCATGAACATGGAAAAGGAGGCTATAATAGAGACCTTGCAAGCTTTAATGATGAAAAGCGATGATACTAAGATATTGAGAGATATAAATGTTCCTACGTTAATAGTATGTGGTAAAGAAGACATGTTTACACCCTGCAATTATTCACAATTTATGCATGAGAACATTGAGAAATCTAGGCTAGTTATAATGGATAACGCATCACATATGTGCGTAATGGATCAACCTGAAAATTTTAATGAAACTTCCCTCCAGTTTCTTAGGGAAAACAATATATGA
- a CDS encoding amidohydrolase family protein produces the protein MVDKPEEVKDIRVIDCDSHIIESPEDFEKFLEPGYKLPMIVKDIESDTRYWVFDGKLYTRPFGFAGGQIRGLIDHTYHPKWGLLNPKLKAKNFSLNDIKGRLIDLDEMGVDFQVVNPTSGLIIYNLRDKRYAAALARAYNNYVANRVKESGTNRIYANAIVPLQDLNEAVRELERVKDLGVFKGVAVPTFVSQGNFYADKPIYHEDFFPFFKRAAQLNMPVAIHVIPAVSDMPFMYLFYNWLQVRTFGFSLAAMIGLTGLISEGLFERIPNLRVIFTETGVGWLPYWSWWLDENLEKINSIRKSYLEVLGMDPYPYVKKLASEYISAGNIFVTVETDDDPDLLRLAINKLNLENNILFATDYPHIADISYYPDNLNIFIESVAKPAGLTNAQIRKILQDNAQQLFGLET, from the coding sequence ATGGTAGATAAGCCGGAGGAAGTTAAAGATATTCGCGTAATAGATTGTGATTCGCATATTATTGAGTCACCAGAAGACTTTGAAAAGTTCTTAGAACCTGGATATAAATTGCCTATGATAGTTAAGGATATTGAATCAGATACTAGATATTGGGTTTTTGATGGCAAACTATATACAAGACCCTTCGGATTTGCTGGGGGACAAATTAGAGGATTAATAGATCACACATATCATCCTAAATGGGGTTTGCTGAATCCTAAACTTAAGGCGAAGAATTTTTCTTTAAACGATATTAAAGGAAGGTTAATTGATCTAGACGAAATGGGAGTGGATTTTCAAGTAGTTAATCCCACATCTGGATTAATAATTTACAATTTAAGAGATAAACGATATGCCGCAGCGTTAGCGAGAGCTTATAATAATTACGTGGCAAATAGAGTTAAGGAAAGTGGTACTAATAGAATATATGCTAATGCTATAGTACCCTTGCAGGATTTGAATGAAGCAGTTAGAGAATTGGAAAGGGTTAAGGATCTAGGTGTGTTTAAAGGGGTTGCTGTTCCAACTTTTGTATCTCAAGGTAACTTCTATGCGGACAAACCTATATATCATGAGGATTTTTTCCCATTCTTTAAGAGAGCTGCTCAATTAAATATGCCAGTTGCTATTCATGTAATTCCTGCGGTATCAGATATGCCTTTCATGTATTTATTTTATAATTGGCTTCAGGTTAGGACTTTTGGATTTTCATTAGCTGCAATGATTGGCTTAACTGGGTTAATTAGTGAAGGGTTATTTGAGAGGATTCCTAACTTAAGGGTAATCTTTACAGAAACAGGAGTGGGGTGGTTACCATATTGGAGTTGGTGGTTAGACGAGAATTTAGAGAAGATTAATTCAATAAGAAAGTCGTATTTAGAAGTTCTAGGAATGGATCCTTACCCGTATGTTAAAAAATTAGCATCGGAGTACATCAGTGCTGGTAATATTTTTGTCACAGTAGAAACAGATGATGATCCAGATCTCCTTAGATTAGCAATAAATAAATTAAATCTAGAAAATAACATATTGTTTGCAACCGATTATCCGCATATTGCGGACATATCATATTACCCGGATAATTTAAACATATTTATAGAGAGCGTTGCTAAGCCTGCAGGACTTACAAATGCTCAGATAAGAAAAATTCTACAAGATAACGCTCAACAACTGTTCGGATTAGAAACATAA
- a CDS encoding MFS transporter, with amino-acid sequence MSKGEKSEIKKINTKERIKVAIASMVGSIIDWYDFFLSATVSAIVWPVIFFNYLTGNAALAASIITYIAGYFTRPIGAFVLGNYGDMLGRKVMLIVTLILTGGSLIGIGLTPAYKQIGILAPALILLFRLIYGFGMGGEYGGAQTIITEFSANTKWRGLWNSIVASSLPIGNALAPLVFLILLDTYGIRDFINYAWRIGFYIGALVLIIGIGLRYIISETPLFTKLKQEGRVEKSPAIKLFRKYWKILLPACFLNAPLIAVALSEGGGPIPIAFIQALKIPIQDILLAQFAGYIIGAVFTILSGLFSDVIGRKFMLLLSLILSIAISYPAWLLLRTGSLPFIILEQTLVVIFSVSLGTTSALTTFYMEIFPTRYRYSGGGFAFQVASLIGSAIAGVLYPLFLVTYRGPLNAWPVIALGNVILGIIGIIVVAILITETKGKQLED; translated from the coding sequence ATGAGTAAAGGGGAAAAAAGCGAGATTAAGAAGATAAATACTAAAGAGAGAATCAAAGTAGCTATTGCCTCAATGGTAGGATCAATAATTGATTGGTACGATTTCTTCTTATCAGCTACAGTATCTGCAATAGTATGGCCTGTTATATTCTTTAACTATCTTACAGGAAATGCAGCTTTAGCTGCATCTATTATAACGTATATTGCAGGATATTTTACAAGACCTATTGGAGCCTTCGTATTAGGAAATTACGGTGATATGTTAGGGAGGAAAGTAATGTTAATAGTAACACTTATACTGACTGGCGGTTCCTTAATAGGAATTGGTCTAACTCCAGCGTATAAACAAATAGGTATTCTAGCTCCAGCATTGATATTGCTTTTTAGATTAATTTATGGTTTTGGAATGGGTGGTGAATATGGAGGTGCACAAACCATAATTACTGAGTTTTCAGCTAATACCAAATGGAGAGGGTTATGGAATAGTATAGTGGCTAGCTCCTTACCAATAGGTAATGCGTTAGCTCCACTAGTTTTCTTAATACTTCTAGACACATATGGGATAAGAGACTTTATTAATTATGCTTGGAGAATAGGATTTTACATTGGAGCTCTAGTGCTGATAATAGGAATAGGTTTAAGGTATATAATTTCAGAAACACCCCTCTTTACTAAATTAAAACAAGAAGGGCGAGTAGAGAAGTCACCGGCAATTAAATTATTTAGAAAATATTGGAAAATACTATTGCCCGCATGTTTCTTAAATGCTCCACTTATTGCTGTAGCTCTATCTGAAGGAGGAGGACCAATTCCAATAGCTTTTATTCAAGCACTCAAAATTCCTATTCAAGATATTCTCTTAGCTCAATTTGCAGGGTATATCATAGGTGCTGTATTTACCATTTTATCTGGTCTATTTAGTGACGTTATTGGAAGGAAATTCATGTTGCTATTATCCTTAATTTTATCAATTGCCATAAGCTATCCAGCGTGGTTATTATTAAGAACCGGAAGTTTGCCTTTTATAATTTTAGAGCAAACTCTGGTAGTAATATTTTCAGTAAGCTTAGGTACCACATCTGCACTTACTACATTTTACATGGAAATATTTCCTACGAGATATAGGTATTCTGGTGGAGGATTTGCTTTTCAAGTAGCAAGTCTCATAGGTTCTGCAATTGCCGGTGTCCTTTATCCACTTTTTCTCGTAACATATAGGGGCCCACTAAATGCATGGCCAGTAATAGCATTAGGTAACGTCATCTTAGGAATAATAGGAATAATAGTAGTTGCTATACTTATAACTGAAACTAAAGGCAAGCAACTTGAAGACTAG
- a CDS encoding MFS transporter: MKVRSLVLTSLGHFINDGNGQVLPILYAFLISHLHVQSLLIGVFAAIYYGTSALLSPIIVKLVTDKPKRGIGIGILLWAIGLTLLGYSVSISSILLITVSIILCGISSTFYHPLGSQILYSVFSNNTATAMGINGSLGSLGRTLYPTVSLLLFTIFGSMPIALWLVSLISLSVSLVVFIIPLDLSLTSTIASIRSKKSDTADPIKAPILAIIILSIIAFLRSAFQRSVMQFLPSFLLLDYGYHYNVSLGLMVTAAYAGSIIGQPLMGILSDTIGRRTTLAISGIGSIATFILFIDFPSPFILFFFGLLTFTGFPLLLSLAGDLVPRRSVGFANSLVWGIGVTGGGAIGPLITGILSQFIGIERALLIMITFAVVALALIAKLPKPKKQSRTPLFGE, from the coding sequence ATGAAGGTAAGAAGCTTAGTATTAACATCACTGGGACACTTTATAAATGATGGCAACGGACAAGTTTTACCCATACTTTACGCTTTTCTTATATCTCACCTCCACGTTCAGAGTCTCTTAATAGGTGTTTTCGCTGCAATATATTATGGAACTTCTGCATTATTATCACCAATAATCGTAAAACTCGTTACTGACAAGCCGAAAAGAGGTATTGGAATTGGAATACTGCTTTGGGCTATTGGACTCACATTACTAGGTTATTCTGTATCTATTTCTTCAATACTACTTATAACCGTGTCGATAATATTATGCGGAATTTCTTCAACATTTTATCATCCCTTAGGTTCTCAAATTCTTTACTCCGTTTTCAGCAACAATACAGCGACTGCTATGGGTATTAATGGCAGTTTAGGAAGCTTAGGGAGAACACTATATCCTACAGTTTCTCTTTTATTATTTACAATTTTTGGAAGTATGCCCATAGCGTTATGGCTTGTGAGTCTGATTTCACTTTCTGTATCTTTAGTAGTTTTTATTATACCTTTAGATTTAAGTTTAACTTCAACTATAGCCAGCATTAGGTCTAAAAAAAGTGATACAGCAGATCCCATTAAAGCGCCTATACTAGCCATAATTATTCTTTCAATAATTGCATTTTTGAGAAGCGCTTTTCAAAGATCCGTCATGCAGTTTTTACCATCTTTTTTACTCTTAGACTATGGCTATCACTATAATGTTTCGCTTGGTCTAATGGTCACAGCTGCTTACGCTGGTTCCATCATAGGACAACCTCTAATGGGAATTCTATCAGATACAATAGGTAGGAGAACCACATTAGCAATAAGCGGTATAGGATCTATAGCCACTTTTATATTATTCATAGACTTTCCCTCTCCGTTCATCCTATTTTTCTTCGGTCTACTAACATTTACAGGGTTTCCCCTTCTCCTTTCACTAGCTGGAGATTTAGTGCCTAGACGTTCAGTAGGGTTCGCTAATTCGTTAGTCTGGGGTATTGGGGTGACCGGTGGCGGTGCAATAGGTCCCTTAATAACCGGAATTTTATCACAATTTATTGGAATTGAGCGAGCATTACTTATAATGATTACATTTGCCGTAGTAGCTTTAGCCTTAATCGCAAAACTTCCTAAACCTAAGAAACAATCTAGAACACCACTATTTGGAGAATAA
- a CDS encoding cupin domain-containing protein, whose translation MNGQISKSRVPYQEEGRADRVFLRGITGEYSLKEELKRLRSLPRVIKAEEVPWVDGPQVFSKHMLVPEDGLGQTLHIHVEEYAPGAHSQMHGHVNEAMFYILDGKGYDIHDGEKLEWEAGDVVIVPNHTVHQHFNADPNKPVRAVVIKTKPMFIFMNMIFQKTVKPRPKEDLGYTPREEPNTEG comes from the coding sequence ATGAATGGGCAAATATCTAAATCGAGAGTTCCGTATCAAGAAGAAGGTAGAGCGGATAGAGTATTCTTAAGAGGTATAACTGGTGAATACAGTCTTAAGGAAGAGTTAAAAAGATTAAGATCACTACCTAGAGTAATTAAAGCTGAAGAAGTTCCTTGGGTTGATGGACCACAAGTATTTAGTAAACACATGTTAGTGCCAGAAGATGGCTTAGGTCAGACTTTACACATACATGTTGAAGAGTATGCACCTGGTGCGCACTCCCAAATGCATGGACACGTTAATGAGGCAATGTTTTATATTCTAGATGGAAAAGGATATGATATTCATGATGGTGAAAAACTAGAGTGGGAGGCTGGAGATGTAGTGATTGTGCCAAACCATACAGTACACCAACACTTTAATGCAGACCCCAATAAACCAGTAAGAGCAGTAGTAATAAAGACAAAACCAATGTTCATCTTTATGAATATGATCTTTCAGAAAACGGTAAAACCGAGACCTAAAGAAGATTTAGGTTACACACCAAGAGAAGAGCCTAATACAGAGGGATAA
- a CDS encoding cupin domain-containing protein — MAWEESKKWLLGNISSNYYSELLKSAHGWPYKEKRKQVIKPWEMPWEVTPHGIIKWLANEKMDIALRTLDAYMLIIPPSSRSGKQRHLAEEYVYVIEGKGYDLHQDCDFDITEQGYNLQCSDEVKRFEWKAGDLIYIPPNVIHQHFNSSDNRPARLIVAMSRLYKWAGLNDLEELESAPEYEEAKSLPPDKLIEYIAKKIGKTS; from the coding sequence ATGGCATGGGAAGAGTCTAAAAAATGGCTTTTAGGTAACATTTCTTCAAATTATTATAGCGAATTATTGAAGAGTGCTCATGGATGGCCCTATAAGGAAAAGAGGAAGCAAGTCATTAAACCATGGGAAATGCCGTGGGAGGTTACTCCTCATGGTATAATAAAATGGTTAGCCAATGAGAAAATGGATATAGCATTACGTACATTAGATGCATACATGCTAATAATACCTCCCAGTAGCCGTTCGGGTAAACAAAGGCATCTTGCAGAAGAGTATGTTTATGTAATAGAGGGTAAAGGTTATGACTTACATCAAGATTGCGATTTTGACATAACTGAGCAAGGTTATAATCTCCAGTGTTCAGATGAGGTTAAAAGATTTGAGTGGAAAGCTGGAGATTTGATCTATATACCTCCTAATGTTATCCATCAACATTTCAATTCCTCTGATAATAGGCCAGCTAGATTAATTGTGGCAATGAGTAGGTTATATAAATGGGCTGGGCTAAATGACTTAGAAGAGTTAGAATCAGCACCTGAATATGAGGAAGCTAAGTCTTTACCACCAGATAAATTAATTGAATATATTGCCAAGAAAATCGGAAAAACAAGTTAA
- a CDS encoding (2Fe-2S)-binding protein produces the protein MKIYDPDKKSVIKLRINGQIHEVEISPRKLLVEVLRELGFKSVHIGCDTSQCGACTVILNGKSVKSCTVLGIEADGSDIITLEGLAKDDMLHPIQEAFWENHALQCGYCTPGMILETFWLLNEKPNPTEEEIREGISGNLCMCTGYLNIIKAIKRASEIISAKKSKV, from the coding sequence ATGAAAATTTATGATCCAGATAAAAAGAGTGTAATTAAACTAAGAATAAATGGACAGATTCATGAAGTTGAGATCAGCCCTAGAAAATTATTAGTAGAGGTATTGAGGGAATTGGGTTTCAAGAGCGTTCATATAGGTTGTGATACTAGTCAATGTGGTGCTTGTACTGTTATATTGAATGGTAAAAGCGTAAAATCGTGTACAGTTCTGGGAATAGAAGCTGATGGCTCAGATATAATAACTTTAGAAGGTTTGGCTAAAGATGATATGTTACACCCTATTCAAGAAGCCTTTTGGGAAAATCATGCATTGCAGTGTGGTTATTGTACTCCCGGTATGATATTAGAGACGTTTTGGTTATTAAATGAAAAACCTAATCCTACAGAAGAGGAGATAAGAGAAGGTATATCTGGCAATCTATGCATGTGTACTGGCTACTTAAACATAATTAAGGCAATCAAGCGAGCATCTGAGATCATTTCCGCTAAGAAATCTAAAGTTTAA
- a CDS encoding LSM domain-containing protein produces the protein MSDAKIVLENLLDKSILIIVRWDIRIKGTLKGFDNHLNVLLTDAEEIIDETKSRKLGTIVIRGDSITYIYAVE, from the coding sequence ATGTCTGATGCTAAAATAGTTTTAGAAAATTTATTGGACAAGAGCATTTTAATAATAGTAAGATGGGATATAAGGATAAAGGGTACATTGAAGGGCTTTGATAATCACCTTAATGTTTTATTGACTGACGCTGAGGAGATAATAGATGAAACTAAAAGTAGAAAATTAGGTACTATAGTAATTAGAGGGGATAGTATAACTTATATTTATGCGGTTGAGTAG
- a CDS encoding xanthine dehydrogenase family protein molybdopterin-binding subunit, with protein sequence MEDKNYRWIGKPMKTVEDYRFITGKGVYVDDLDFPGEVLYVAILRSPYAHAKLLKVDVSKALKISGVKAIVTGEDALKYTTPIPAYAVSKFKPEEYVLAVNKVRYMGEPIAAVAAVDKATAEDAIEAIEVKYEPLKPVINPEDAMKPDAPLLYESYGTNVVAHYEAKWGEVEKAFKEADLIVKEKLILQRYSSIPLEPVAVVVQYDKNSDKYTFWANVQMPGHAMMVLPQMLKVPTTQVRLIIPDIGGGFGIKTRPWRQLVISALLARKLPGTYVKYVETRTEHMMAAGISAGLVAYVEVAVKKDGKILGFKLHDINDDGASIQYAGTYASMHATLINGCYDIRNIEWTSDTVLTNTCPSMPNRGVGKPGIVYIIERIIDITARELGMDPAEIRFKNFIPKDKFPYVTPSGRVYDSGNYAEVLRKALEIFEYQKWREYQKEMRSKGRYIGIGICSYVHGASATAREIEGVKVKMDPSGKVFVESGSPDMGTSHATAYTQILADFLGVSPSDIVMLHFDSERNPWTPYSGTHANKFSGPDIEVLVEAAKRLRERLIKLASSKLNVDPDLIELADGKAYHKYDTSKSVSIAELAKMAYQNPGLLPDIEAGLEVTVIGSTKKAMEAFVQNAQYEVGALHQLVTGHGSPTGYLTYPNSVHIAAIEVDIDTGQINILKYVIVHDIGKIINPLVVEGQVHGGLFHGIGAALYEEFKYDENGQLLTTSYGDYGKPTAMEIPNVEISHTETPSPRSSLGIKGIGEGETFGPLCALPNAVEDALQPLGIRVRSLPMTPEKIHNLIQEALSKTKPFNK encoded by the coding sequence ATGGAGGATAAAAACTATAGATGGATAGGTAAACCTATGAAAACCGTGGAAGATTATAGATTTATAACGGGAAAAGGAGTTTACGTAGATGATTTAGATTTCCCCGGCGAAGTTTTATACGTCGCTATACTGAGAAGTCCTTATGCTCATGCTAAATTGTTAAAAGTTGATGTGAGCAAGGCATTAAAGATTTCTGGAGTTAAGGCAATAGTAACTGGGGAAGACGCACTTAAATATACAACACCAATTCCAGCTTATGCTGTATCTAAGTTTAAACCGGAAGAATATGTATTAGCTGTGAATAAAGTACGATATATGGGTGAGCCTATAGCTGCAGTAGCTGCAGTGGATAAGGCTACTGCAGAAGATGCAATTGAGGCTATAGAGGTAAAATATGAGCCGTTAAAACCCGTTATAAACCCAGAAGATGCCATGAAACCCGATGCTCCGCTCCTCTATGAATCTTACGGGACAAATGTAGTTGCACATTACGAAGCTAAGTGGGGGGAAGTTGAAAAAGCATTTAAGGAAGCCGATCTTATAGTTAAGGAAAAACTGATCTTGCAAAGATACAGTTCAATCCCATTAGAGCCAGTTGCTGTAGTAGTTCAATACGATAAAAACAGTGATAAGTACACTTTTTGGGCTAATGTCCAAATGCCTGGACACGCAATGATGGTATTACCCCAAATGTTAAAAGTACCAACTACTCAAGTCAGACTTATTATCCCAGATATTGGAGGTGGTTTTGGGATAAAAACAAGACCATGGAGGCAACTGGTAATTTCCGCACTATTGGCAAGGAAACTTCCTGGGACTTATGTGAAGTATGTAGAAACAAGAACCGAGCATATGATGGCAGCTGGTATATCTGCGGGATTAGTAGCGTATGTCGAAGTCGCAGTGAAAAAGGATGGTAAAATCTTAGGCTTCAAGTTACATGATATTAATGATGATGGCGCATCTATACAATATGCAGGAACTTATGCGTCTATGCATGCTACTTTAATTAATGGATGTTATGACATAAGAAATATAGAATGGACTAGTGACACAGTTTTAACTAATACTTGCCCCTCAATGCCAAATAGAGGCGTAGGAAAGCCGGGCATAGTGTATATTATAGAGAGAATAATTGATATAACTGCTAGAGAACTAGGGATGGATCCAGCAGAAATAAGATTTAAGAATTTCATACCTAAGGATAAATTCCCTTATGTAACTCCAAGTGGAAGAGTATACGATAGTGGAAATTACGCTGAAGTATTGCGTAAAGCCCTAGAAATATTTGAATACCAGAAATGGAGAGAATATCAAAAGGAAATGAGAAGTAAGGGAAGATACATAGGAATAGGGATATGTTCTTACGTTCACGGCGCCTCAGCAACTGCTAGAGAGATAGAAGGAGTTAAAGTTAAGATGGATCCTAGTGGAAAAGTATTTGTAGAATCTGGATCCCCAGATATGGGAACATCTCATGCTACTGCATATACTCAAATTTTAGCGGATTTTCTGGGCGTTAGTCCTAGTGACATTGTAATGCTACACTTCGATTCTGAGAGAAATCCATGGACACCTTATTCTGGTACTCATGCAAATAAGTTCTCTGGACCAGATATTGAAGTATTAGTAGAGGCTGCAAAGAGATTAAGAGAAAGATTAATAAAGCTGGCGTCATCAAAGCTAAACGTAGATCCAGATCTAATAGAATTAGCTGATGGAAAAGCATACCATAAATACGATACCTCTAAGAGCGTGAGTATTGCTGAATTAGCTAAGATGGCTTACCAAAATCCGGGTCTCTTACCGGACATTGAGGCAGGTTTAGAGGTTACAGTGATAGGAAGTACTAAAAAAGCCATGGAAGCTTTCGTTCAAAACGCACAGTATGAAGTTGGAGCATTACATCAATTAGTTACTGGACATGGTTCTCCAACGGGATACTTAACATACCCAAATAGTGTCCATATAGCTGCAATAGAGGTTGATATTGACACTGGGCAAATAAACATCCTAAAATACGTAATAGTTCATGACATAGGAAAAATAATAAACCCATTAGTAGTTGAGGGTCAAGTTCATGGGGGTCTATTCCACGGAATAGGAGCTGCACTTTACGAAGAGTTCAAATACGATGAAAATGGGCAACTGCTAACAACTAGTTATGGAGATTATGGGAAACCCACAGCAATGGAAATTCCAAACGTAGAAATATCACACACAGAGACACCTTCGCCGAGGTCATCATTAGGAATTAAAGGTATTGGCGAAGGAGAGACGTTTGGACCGCTATGCGCACTCCCTAACGCAGTAGAAGACGCATTACAACCTTTAGGAATAAGAGTTAGAAGTTTACCAATGACTCCAGAAAAAATCCATAATCTAATACAAGAAGCTTTAAGTAAGACTAAACCATTTAATAAATGA